The Candidatus Methylomirabilis tolerans DNA segment TACGACGAGGGCACCGCTGATGCCTCGCTCGGCCAGACCATGAATTGAGGCGAGGTCTACCTTGGCAGGGAGGACGGCAAACCGATAACTCCCGCCGACCTCAATGGCCGCAGAAGCCTTAAAGGGGATGTCACGATAGCGCCCGGTGAGCGAGGGAATCGTCAACTCCGTCCCCGAGAGGGCGAGTCTGGCCTCAAGCGCGTCGATCTGTTCGGTCCTGATACGCATCCGCTGTATTTCCAGATGACCGGCCCCATACAGGTTTGACGCGAGCCCACTGAGCCGGAGTCGAGCGACGATCGGTCCGGCAACCGGCGTGTCTGTTGGCAGCCACCGGGCTGCATCCTCAAGCCGACCCCGCAGGTCGAGGTTGAGATCGGTCGTCATCGTCTTCAGGTCCATGGTTCCGTTTACCGCCAATCGACTGGCGCCCTGATAGAGCGCTAAACGCTTCACTGCGAAGATGTCGTCCTGAACCGTCGCATCCGTCTGCCCCACACGGCGTCCGGTCTGGTCTTCAACCAGAAGGCTCACCTTGAATGTCCGCGACGCGACCTCGCCAACAATCTTCCCCTTGACAGCAAGCTTTCCGCTCCAGGGGGCCATGCCGCTGAGCCGCGACGGCAGCGCCTCCGGCGTAAGCTGTCCTGTGATACTCAGATCCGTTTGCTGACGACCTGCACCTGTGCGAATAACACCACTCGCGGTAAGTGAGGAGCCGGCATTGGCCAGACTGAATTGCTCCACCTGTATGCCGTCACGGGTCAGGCGCGCGTGGACTTGCAGGCGGATCTTCCGCAGGTCGTGGGTTCCCAGTCTCACCATCACATCGTCGGTTGCCACTTCAACTTCAGGCTGGTCGGGAGAGGGCCAGAAGAGCCTGCCTCTGAGACCATCGATCTGGAGACCCAGTGGGGATGCAGTGCTCCGGTAGGCGACCGTTCCCTGTTCCAGCAAGACCGGGAACCCCTCTGTCTCGTGATCTTCTGAGATTTTGCTGAAGCTGGAGACAAACCTTGCGAGGCTTGATGACGATGTGGGGCTGTCAGTAAATTGCAGTCGAGGACCGTAGATAACCAGGGAGCGCACCTGGGGTGTGCCACGCAGGAGGGAAGTCGGTCTGAACGCCACACGGGCCAAATCGACTGTCAGGAGCGGCGCATCGATTTTTCGACCTGCCTGTGCCGGGGCTATGGCGGATAGGTCACCGACTGCGATCTGCCGGAGTTCCAGGCTGCGGTGAAAAAGCGACAGCGACATACTTCCGATCTGCACGGGAAGGTGCAGTTGACGGGTCAGCGTCTGCTCGGTCAAGCGACGGAACTGCTCTGCCTCCATCCACGTCTTGAGGTACAGGAGGCCGCCACCCAGTAATAATACGACGGCAACAACAATGAGGAGGATCACCGACCCACGAATTCGCGGCATCACCCGTCCTGTTTGCCATGAACCCATTTATTCCCTCTCCCTCTTGGAGCGGGTTTGGGTGAGGGCGCCTGTCATACCGTCACGCACCCCCCTTGTCCCCACCGTCGCCACATCCATGGGGTATCTGCGAGTGAGGGTAAGGTTTATCAAAGGAGCATCTCACGATTGCCGCTCCCGATCAAGCTGCTTGACGAGTTCCCTCAGGCGACTGAGCATGACTCTTCCAGGGGTTCCAGCGCTGCCGCTGGAGAAGATTGCCGTCGCATGGGGTATTGCTTTGTTGGTCGTGGGCCTGTCGGTTTGTCCGCGCTCTCGCCAGAGATGCTTATCGACGCCATGCTATCGGGCCTAAAAACGGTAGTGACATGACCTGAGGGGAGTCGGGAGTCCGGGGAACAGCAAGGCCACTGCTAACCCCGCAACCAGGATAATGCTCATTCTCAGCTCTGGGAGACTGCTCTCTGAAGAGGAGGCGTGAAGCGTAGATATGGAACGGCTTGGCTGCTCTTGACAACATGGTTGAAATCGCATACGGTTGTCCGGAGCAATGGTAGCTCGTCGATTGCGGCATTCTGGGCCAAGGGGGGTGACATGGCGGAGAGGACGGCGGAACGGGGGGACGGAAAAGAGCGGGAACGCGCGCTGGATCTGGCAATCGCCCAGATTGAAAAATTATACGGCAAAGGCTCCATCATGAAGCTGGGCACTTCCGGCGCGCTCCTACCCATTGCGGCCATTTCCACCGGCTCGCTGGAGTTGGACGCTGCGCTGGGAGTAGGGGGGGTACCACGTGGCCGCGTCATCGAGATCTTTGGACCGGAATCGTCCGGGAAGACGACACTGGCGCTGCACATCATCGCCGAGGCGCAGCGGGTGGGCGGCTCCGCCGCGTTCGTGGATGCCGAGCACGCGCTGGATCCCGCCTATGCCAGATCCCTGGGGGTGAACATCGATGACGTGCTGATCTCTCAACCGGATACGGGGGAGCAGGCCCTCGAGATCACAGAGGTTCTGGTCCGGAGCGGAGCCATCGATGTCATCGTGATCGATTCGGTCGCCGCCCTCGTACCCCGGGCTGAGATCGATGGCGAGATGGGAGAACCCACGATGGGCCTTCAGGCCAGGCTGATGTCGCAGGCGCTCCGGAAGCTTACGGCGGCCATCAGCAAGTCCAAAACCTGCGTCATCTTCATCAATCAGCTCCGGGAGAAGATCGGGGTCATGTTCGGCAATCCCGAGACCACCACCGGCGGCCGGGCACTGAAGTTTTATTCGTCGGTCCGGCTCGACATTCGAAGGATCTCAAGCATCAAAGACGGGGAGGAGATAGTCGGGGCGCGCGTAAAGGTCAAGGTGGTCAAGAACAAGGTCGCCCCTCCCTTCAAAGAGGCAGAGTTCGACATCATCTACGGCAAGGGGATCTCGCGGACCGGAGGTCTGTTGGATCTTGGCGTCGAGTACAAGATTATTGAAAAGAGCGGCTCCTGGTTCTCCTATGCCGGGGAGCGGATCGGTCAGGGGCGGGAGAACGCGAAGCGTTTTTTGGAGGAGAATCCCGCCCTCTGCAACGAGATCGAAGGGAAGGTGCGCGCGGCCCTTGGGATGACCGGCGCGGTCGATGCGGCGGTGGCGCCGCAGGCGCGATAGCATCGCAGGGCAGATAGACTGAAGCCTGAGGCAGGAACCGAGAAGATTGTCAATGGCTTGATTTGTACCTTGCGAGATACGGTATAGCCTTCAGTCTTCAGTCTAAACACCTGAGTAGCGACAAAGAGAGGGATATCTACAGCGATGCCTTTCGACCTTGATGGGCTGCTGCGACTGGCCATTGAGCGACGCGCCTCGGACCTCCACCTGAAAGTCGGCGCCCCGCCCGCTCTCCGAATCGATCACCAACTCGTTCCAGTGCAGGACCAACCTGGCCTCACCCGGGCTGACCTCGAAGCGACGATCTGCCTTGTCGCAACGGAGTCGCAGCGACAGCAGTTTGCGCAACGTCGGGAACTGGACGTCAGCTACGACGTTGCCGGGTTGGGACGATTTCGAACCAACCTTTTTCAGCAGCGCGGAATGGTGGGAGTCGCCTTTCGGGCCATCCCGCTTACGGTCCAGACCATTGAGGAACTCAATCTTCCGCCGATTATCGGAAAGCTGGCGATGGAACCCAGGGGAATGGTATTAGTCACCGGCACCGCGGGAAGCGGGAAATCAACAACCCTGGCAGCGATGATCAGTCATATCAACAGCCATACAACCGGTCACATCGTGACCATCGAGGACCCGATCGAATTCCTCCACCGGGACAATCGGTGCCTGATCAACCAGCGGGAAGTCGGGATTGATACCAAGTCGTTTGCCGATGCGCTGCGCAGCGCGCTTCGCCAGGATCCGGATGTGATCCTGGTGGGAGAGATGCGCGACCTTGACACGATCAGCACGGCTATCGTGGCTGCCGAGACGGGCCATCTGGTTTTGAGCACCCTGCACACCATCGATGCAACCGAGACGATCAACCGCATCATCGCGATCTTTCCGCCCTACCAGCAGAAGCAGATCCGGTTGCAACTCGCCTCGCTACTTCGGGGGGTCATCTCGATGCGCTTGATTCCACAGGCGGACGGCAAAGGACGCGTGCCGGCGGTTGAGGTCATGGTCGTCACCGCCACCATTCGGGAGTACATCACCGATGCCGACAAGACCAGAAAGATTCCGGAGGTCATCGCGGCCGGGACATCGGAGTATGGGATGCAGACCTTCGATCAGTCGCTTATGAGTCTGTATCAGCGTGGCTTGGTAAGCTATGAGGAGGCGCTCCAGTGGAGCAGCAATCCCAACGATTTCGCCCTCAAGGTTCGAGGGATCCAGACCGCGGCGGATCAACCCTGGATCGTAGAACGGCAGGGAGGCTTTCGCGAACGAAAGCTTCGCTGAAGCCCAAGTCCCCTGAGGCGGCGTACAAGGCGGGCGTGCGCCTCCTGACTGTTCGGGATAGAACGTGTGCCGAGCTTGCGCGTCTGCTTGCGGCCAGGGGATTTACGCGAGCTGATTCACAGGTCGCACTCGATCGGCTGAAAGAAGAAGGGTACCTAAACGACCGGAGATTCGCGGCGGCCTGGACCACGGGCCGGCTCCGAACAAAGCCGATGGGGCCGCATCGCCTAAGCAGAGAGCTCGATGCAAAGGGGATTGAAGAACAGCTCGTACGTGAAATCTTAGGGGAGGTCTACGAGGAGGGAGAAGAGCCGATAGCCCGCCGTGCCATAGCAAGTAAACTCTCGGTACCTGGGCGTCTGCCGGCTCCATCCAGGACGCTTCCGGTAGCGCGATTTTTACAACGGAGAGGATTTTCAAACGACATTATTTGGCGACTGCTTCACGAGAAACAGCAGGAGTAGCGGAACGTATCATGCCACAGTTGACAGGCGGAGAGATCCGCGAACGGTTTTTACAATTTTTTGAGCGGAACGATCATACGGTGGTGGCCAGTTCCTCACTGGTCCCGGCCGACGATCCGACGCTGCTGTTTACCAATGCCGGGATGGTGCCGTTCAAAGGGGTCTTTCTGGGAACCGATCCGCGTCCCTATCGGCGGGCCGCTTCGGTCCAGAAGTGCCTGCGCGTCAGCGGCAAACATAACGATCTGGAAAACGTCGGTCGAACCGCCCGTCACCATACCTTTTTCGAGATGCTCGGCAACTTCTCCTTTGGTGATTACTTCAAAGAAGGCGCCATTGAATATGGCTGGGCGTTTTTGACGCGCGAGGTTGAGCTGCCTGCTGATCGGCTCTGGGCCACCGTGTACAAGGATGATGATACGGCGTTCGACCTGTGGCAAAGGCTTGCCGGCTTGCCACCCGATCGAATCGTCCGCCTGGGGGAGAAGGACAATTTCTGGTCCATGGGCGAGACTGGCCCGTGTGGACCGTGCTCCGAGTTGATCTTCGATCAGGGTCCGATGGTCGGTTGTGGGCGGCCGACCTGCAGTATTGAGTGTGGATGCGATCGCTATCTGGAGCTCTGGAACCTGGTGTTCATGCAGTACAATCGTGATGCCTCCGGGACCCTCACGCCCCTGCCGAAACCGAGCATCGACACCGGGGCCGGACTGGAGCGAATGGCGGCGGTATGCCAGGGGGTCAAGAGTAATTTTGAGAGCGACCTGATCCGGCCG contains these protein-coding regions:
- a CDS encoding AsmA-like C-terminal domain-containing protein, whose product is MPRIRGSVILLIVVAVVLLLGGGLLYLKTWMEAEQFRRLTEQTLTRQLHLPVQIGSMSLSLFHRSLELRQIAVGDLSAIAPAQAGRKIDAPLLTVDLARVAFRPTSLLRGTPQVRSLVIYGPRLQFTDSPTSSSSLARFVSSFSKISEDHETEGFPVLLEQGTVAYRSTASPLGLQIDGLRGRLFWPSPDQPEVEVATDDVMVRLGTHDLRKIRLQVHARLTRDGIQVEQFSLANAGSSLTASGVIRTGAGRQQTDLSITGQLTPEALPSRLSGMAPWSGKLAVKGKIVGEVASRTFKVSLLVEDQTGRRVGQTDATVQDDIFAVKRLALYQGASRLAVNGTMDLKTMTTDLNLDLRGRLEDAARWLPTDTPVAGPIVARLRLSGLASNLYGAGHLEIQRMRIRTEQIDALEARLALSGTELTIPSLTGRYRDIPFKASAAIEVGGSYRFAVLPAKVDLASIHGLAERGISGALVVSLSATGQWRERRVEGELALNDLNVNGIEIGSGHVRFALEDNRWRWKLEGGRTLHATGVAPLLLSGPLEVEVSATDLDLEPLFQVLRAHLRFPLAARADGRARLLGTLPELRDLTGGIDLINVRGTAGSTPVRLRKPTHMVLQTETLRVNSLELTGPDLSVTLMGSLRFGGLVDLSLFGHTPFGIIRPWLPSVRDLQGAPRVRLSLVGKPGAIRVSGHAELAHVQVKPRIIPIWISIETGEVTFDNDHVRYIVTEGTSAAGRLNGEGTARRQEESWHHTLELNLDKANLDAINDQLLPERRWVSGMLSTRATFAFDTAPNYATLPTLQGQLSLRLEDGSLSHYPALVRLLGLLGAPAQPYRLPDLTRERMPYRRLSADIAVKDGVMHTTNLLLDSEVMRLTAEGSMRLTNQYVDLDLAVRPLHVLERGIRKIPLLGRLLPKKQSLIVTHFDMEGPWDNPTITVA
- a CDS encoding recombination regulator RecX gives rise to the protein MRLLTVRDRTCAELARLLAARGFTRADSQVALDRLKEEGYLNDRRFAAAWTTGRLRTKPMGPHRLSRELDAKGIEEQLVREILGEVYEEGEEPIARRAIASKLSVPGRLPAPSRTLPVARFLQRRGFSNDIIWRLLHEKQQE
- the recA gene encoding recombinase RecA is translated as MAERTAERGDGKERERALDLAIAQIEKLYGKGSIMKLGTSGALLPIAAISTGSLELDAALGVGGVPRGRVIEIFGPESSGKTTLALHIIAEAQRVGGSAAFVDAEHALDPAYARSLGVNIDDVLISQPDTGEQALEITEVLVRSGAIDVIVIDSVAALVPRAEIDGEMGEPTMGLQARLMSQALRKLTAAISKSKTCVIFINQLREKIGVMFGNPETTTGGRALKFYSSVRLDIRRISSIKDGEEIVGARVKVKVVKNKVAPPFKEAEFDIIYGKGISRTGGLLDLGVEYKIIEKSGSWFSYAGERIGQGRENAKRFLEENPALCNEIEGKVRAALGMTGAVDAAVAPQAR
- a CDS encoding type IV pilus twitching motility protein PilT is translated as MPFDLDGLLRLAIERRASDLHLKVGAPPALRIDHQLVPVQDQPGLTRADLEATICLVATESQRQQFAQRRELDVSYDVAGLGRFRTNLFQQRGMVGVAFRAIPLTVQTIEELNLPPIIGKLAMEPRGMVLVTGTAGSGKSTTLAAMISHINSHTTGHIVTIEDPIEFLHRDNRCLINQREVGIDTKSFADALRSALRQDPDVILVGEMRDLDTISTAIVAAETGHLVLSTLHTIDATETINRIIAIFPPYQQKQIRLQLASLLRGVISMRLIPQADGKGRVPAVEVMVVTATIREYITDADKTRKIPEVIAAGTSEYGMQTFDQSLMSLYQRGLVSYEEALQWSSNPNDFALKVRGIQTAADQPWIVERQGGFRERKLR